CGGACCCCAGACGGCCTCCGTGCCCCCTCACCTGCCATGCCCATGAACAGGCCAGCAGAGGTTTGTCTCTGCAATCACTGACCTCGGTGGAAAACCCCTCCCAGGATCATGCCTGGGCTGGGGTCTCCTGTCATTCTCACCCGAAACAGTGTCTGTTTCTGAGGATCACTCTTCCAGAAAGACATAAGCCAAGGAGAAAGCAGCCAGAGGCTATGGTTAAGAAGGGTCAGGGCTTCAGGAAACAGGGTCTCACAGGATTAATCATAGGGTGAATGGACTTGTTTAACATCAGCATCTTCTTAACAGAAGAGCTGTCTAAGGgcctttaaatatttaaaaggatgCTACAAATCAAAAAGTAATTAACTTCTCCCCATGCTCTGGGTTGAGGGCACTCCGTGTTGACCAGGCTTTcaatgaagcaaaggaaatgcatttgagGTGTTACGGAAGGAGAATTTGGGGGCAGTTTGAGAGCAGTCTGTAGCACCACAAGATAAAAGGAGGGAGGAGTTACGGTCTGCGCCCCATCACACAAGGAACAGAGTCTTGCACATCTTAGCCATATTATTAAAACAGATGGGTACCCTCTCAGGTggcagctggagagaagcaCTTCCTACTCACTTCATTTGAagtacagtatttcaaaatggattttctggggaggaggcaggggggtAAAGATTTCAccagttgctttttttcagagcaaataaGCATGTATTACAGGGTAAGGTGATGCAGAGTCTACGTGGTGAAACGTTACCCTCTGCCTTTCTGGGTAACTTGAAAATTTTCAGGGTCTCCTGAGTGCCCGGGTACTCTCATCTGTATCTCCAACAGAGTAGTTTCAATCAGTATTCCAGTATCCTGGAGTTACCAATTCATCCTgccagaagaataaaaatgcatccTGCTCTTAAGGAAAGAATACAAGAACAGGGAAATGCACTTCAACAGAGAGAACTTCAACCtaccagcacagagcagctcacaACGGCTTTGACTGTCCCAGTGTGCTGCTTTGGTCATACCCAAGTTTTTCAGTCCCGATGTATCAGTAATAAAACTTGATCTATCATGCAACATCAAAATTTACTTCCAAATGTGCTTTTGTGATTACAGATCTGACTGGGAGCCTCCAGCAATAAAAAgctatttctgctttcaaaataaaggcTAGTAGCTCCTGTGAGCAGCTTAAATAGCCATTCACAGACTAACGCTGTGATACAGAATGCTTTAGCTTGAGGAAGGTTATGGTCACAGACATCACTGTACAAAACACCAAATGGATTCTTTCTGTATGGAATAACTTGAGCAAACAGTAAGCCGTTGGCCAACAGAAGCTGATGTTCTCCAAATTCGCAGGAGTTCCCCATcataaatgtttgtatttttgacATCTACAATTTTTGAGAGAAGCTTCTGACACACAATTGGCAGAAGATGGTCCCCACATCCAAAAGCACCCAATGCCAGCTTGCAGCAACAGCCATTTCATTTTAAGCAGAGCACACTGAGCcacacagctgaaaagcttGAGCGTATTTGGATGTCTGtctccagctcccaggggaGCCAGAGCCACACAAGAATAATTCCCCTGCAGAATTTCCAGATTTGGCACCTTTTTGGACACAATTCACATGGCTCCAGTCACCTGCCCTGAAACACACTAAAACTTTTACTTTCTTGAAAGCTCAGGCatgctgcaaacacacagaaggCAAGATCCTTCAACAGTCTTTAGAAATCACAGAGACACAGGCAAACGTTTTTCCCGCAGTATGTTACAAGTTTAATTGTGCAAAAATACAGTCATCAAGACTTAAGCTTTGTTGTAAACTGAATGTAATTCCAGTGAGGTACAGGCATGGAAAGAGGTCCTACTGTAATTACAGCAAATACACCATAGTCACTGTGTGTATGCGGTTCGATACACTGATATACTGTTCTCAAGTGATTTACACATTCTGTATTTAACTGTATTAATCTGTATTTAATCTGTATTAATCAAGAGAACCAAAGAAATGACACCAAAGAGGAAAGCCAGTAGCACTGCACTAACTCAAAAGAACGTTAACAAAATTTAGACAAACTCCCCAGTGATGGCCAAGAATTAATCTGTGATATGGCAGGTGGGCAGTGTAACTCCCCTTCATCCAACACAGTATATACTGtgcttcagcaaaagaaaaggctttcctAATGCCAGCATTTATTTCAAGCACAGGAAGATGAAGCATTAACAACctttaaaactgtgtttcaaACCATGAAATACCAATGGTGTTGCATAAGAACATAAGAAatagatgggggggggggggggggcaggaaacacaaaaaactTTCAGAGCTCAGTTCTCTGGCTCCACCACTTAATAAGACAAAAAACCCATATGGAAAAGACAGACACTGCTGAATCCCCTCGCTGACTAAAATCCTCCTGCAGTGCCTAcatcactgaggaaaaaatagctttcaaaGCAATTCCCCTCCTTACACATTCATGTTTTAACATAACCAGCTTGGGCATTCGTAATGCTGTCCCCCTATGGCTACTTTTTGGTTCTAACAAATCTAGACACTTCTTGCAAAAGCATTTCAACATCTTTGTTATCCTTGTCTTCTGAACTTGGTTCCCAGTCAGAGTCTTCATCGGTAGGTTTGCACACCTCTTCCTCATCATCTCTAAAGCCGCCATTAAGGTCATACTCATGTGGTTCATCTTTCTGCAGGAgtgggctggaaactaggaccatgcgtagcaatcagttagctgaggggaatgtgctcaagcttgtctagacaacaattaacatgatgagacgtgtttacagagcacaggggagtgggagacggatggtggatggcgccaaggatggcacCGAGGAAAGggaacaccttgctgttaattgatggcagttaaccaccaatcagggattgcctaggatgcaatgcttagcttcaagaaccaatctgtttaaaacgcgcagcttctgaaagtgtatataacctcgtgcttctgtacaataaattgacatttgcttgcatcaagctgcgtcccgtctcttcattcgccgcatcTTTCTCCACAGCCCTTTCTCCTGTAGGGACAAAAATGCCATATAttcattaataataaatacagaacGAAAGAGACCTTGCAGGGGCCATCTAGTTAGCCTCTCTCCTCAGCAGGAGAAAGGCTCAACTAAAGCACTCTATCCAATGCTGACAATTTTGTGTTTGACTTTCAAGACTCTCATGTAAAGCTGTACCATCCCTCTCTGACCACTACTGCAGGGCTTACCAGTCTGATCAATTAAGAAAGTTCTCCTTAGTGGCTTTTCTTCCAGCACTTGGAAAACAGTTGCCAGGCCTCTTCTGATAACATCTTCTGATATCAGAAGAAAACGGTATCAGATAACATCTTCTGACAACTCTCCTTTCCTGAAGGAGTGGCATACACAATTTTCCTGGTCATCTTCCTGCTACTTCTATACCTAAACAAGGCATCTTTCTTGCCCTTTAGCCCCTAGCTCTTGCTAGACAGCTATTCCGACTCTAAATTTTCTGCCTTCACCCATCCATATTTACTTAGGGCTACTTTATACTCTTGCTCTTTGGAATCTGACATGGCTTTGAATTCCCATTCACTTCTTTCCTGAGCTTCAGGTCAGCAAAGACAATCTGCTAGATCACTCACCTCCTACGTTCTCAACTTCGATCTGTGCTGTGTAGTCTGTGCTTCCTTTCTGAACACACGTTAAGGAAACAACAAATGCTGAACACTTCTTTCCTGAGCTGGATGCAGCCTACCCCTTTCCCAGTTCAGTCTATTCTATCACGCTGCTGTCCAATCTGCTGCCTATCCATCTTCTGCACAGCTCACACTTTGTGACTAAATTGCCTTCTCTCTTCCCAGTATGTCACAATACTCTACATTGGCAGGAGTCAAAACTTGGAAACCTCTATTCACAAGAAATGGATGCTGCTCGCTGCATGTCCCTAAACTTTTTTAGGCAGCTTGTCTTGCAGTAGTCTTTTAATTGCTCAAATATGTTGACATATATAAACCAGTTCCCAGAGACAGGGCAAGCCTGATTTTTGAAGAAGCCTTATCTACCTGACTTGGTAGCATCGATGCAAAGCTGCTGCCATAGCAGCATTGCCTTCTCCTTTTACTTATCGGTAGCTGTGAACCTTTAACAAGTTTATTTCCACTGCTTTGGGACTTTGGCAGATGTGCACGACCATTGCTCTACCAGCCTACGCTACCTCCCTTTTTCTTACAGGCCCACAATTCCTAACTAGCCACAGTCTGTTAATATTCCAGTCATGGTATGCTGCCCTTAAGTCACACCCCCGAGTAAAGCtgtatttgttccttttcttcccagccTCCAGTTTCTGCATTCTTACCTCATTTGGAGATAACCTGTCAATGATCTCATAATGATTTATCTGTTGAGCAGTTCTTATCATCTTTTATATGAAACTAGAAATGTGTCTTCTCAGCTACACAACCCAGTCCAAATCATCCATGTTTATATTAACCTCAGGTATTTCTTAGCAGCTTCTTGAAACCTCAGGTCAGAGCTCCAGACACTCAAGCTGTGCGTGTGGTGAACAAGCAAGAACACCAGCACCTGGTGTAGTCAGATCACATCCTCTGtcagttacatttttctgctaGTGGGAATGTTACTATTCCAGAATCATCTTATGGTCTGATTAACATTTTATACTCTATAGCaaggttttcaaaagcacttacAGCAGCAGTCAATTCCCTCAAAGGTACACAATTTTATGGGTGAACTGTGCTACAGAGGCACCCAATGACTTCCTAGAATAAAGTCAGCCATGTGTGACACAGCCAATACTACAACTGAGAAATATCCTATGGCTAGCAACCTATATAGCACCTAgcagaaaatcctgaaaatgtCAGCTGTCAATTTTGGCTGTAATCCCATCCCATATGATGCTTGCTAGTTTACTGTTTACCAGACTTTAGAGGAAAGTAATTATGCCCATGTTTACCCAtaacagcagaattttttctAAGAATCACAGACTATAGTCGTGCAGAAGGAATTATGTCTGGAGGGAGAAGTCGAAACAAAGATTCTAAATACCTTAAGAAGAAAATCTCTCTTCTCAGCCTAAGCCTGTGAGAATAATAAACCCAAGACCGgattaacaaagaaaaactgctcTTCActttcacagcactgcaggtggtATTTTACAACGGAAATAGGAattctggaaaaatactgattaCTTCCATATTTCTCCTACAAATGTATGAGGAACATACGATGTTGGTTTTCGTCCACCAGTGTTTTTAGATTTCAGCAGTGAATGATGCACTTCCTTCCATGTCTTCCCACTCCTCTCTTTCTGCTATAGTTTAATTCAGCTCCACAGCCCCTGAAGCTGCTCATTAAGCACAGTTCTGCCTTTCCCCTAGTaccatatttataaatatgacctTGAAACATTCCCTGAAAGTATCTCCTTCACACGGGGAGAAAAAGCTTGCTGACCACCCCTTTACAAAGGGTTATGTTTGGAAGTGAGCCGATCAGCTTGCTAGAAAACATACACAGAAGTGTGCAGGAGAACTCTCAGACTCCATAGCCACAGCAGGTCATTCATCCAAGTAGCAACAAGGCAGTGAAGTCATTCACTAGTGACAATTTAATGACAACACACAttccagcctttcttttttttttccccttcctcccttaCAGCTATTTCCCCAGTAATTAGCCTTAGACTGTTTCTCAGAACATAGACCACATTCTCTATTGGCAATTTGTAATCCATCTCGCAGCAATTAGACTATCAATGTTAAAAACTAAACATGGCAAATGTCATGTAGATAGCACCCTTCTTTTCTTGGCTGGTGGAGTTTCAGTGCACTTGAACAGAAATTAATCCTGCTGTGCTTAACAGTGCAGTTGTGCCAAACAGCACGAAATAAAGGCTAATGGAACCTTGCCTGTGTGATCTTGCATGGCTCGGTATGACCGCCTCAGACGTGAGCTTGCTGAGTGCAACCTTTTACAAGCTTTGCCCTCAAGAGAACGAAGCAAGCCAGTCAACAAGAtattgaggggaaaaaggaaatttaaacaATCATTAAATATGAACAGAACTTTAATTAATGAATTCCCTTCTTCCCACTGTGCATGGAATATCATTTTTTCCCTGGTTCGTTCTTAGGATGAGGAGTTGAATTTAACAGATTGAATTTCACTTCCATGTCAAAGATTTACACATTTACAAGAGAAGCACTTTTCCATCCATAGCCATGCCTGGCTGACCACCTGCCATGAGCTGCACACACAGGATCTACCATTCTGGTAAGGAAGGTCCTCTTATGAAAGACACAGCTACAATTTTAAACCTTCAAGATTAGCTTTAAACTTCAGATATGCACACAGTCCAGCTTGCTTCATTATTAAAATCTTAACCGCTTGCTGCACTTACAACGCTGCTTACAACTCTTGCCACTCTTTAATGCACATTTCTGCAAGGGAGCGGTGATCAAGATGGGGCTCATACTTGCATCATGGGATGTGGCAAGGCGTACAGCTAACAAATATGCCTCAAAATATGCTAGTGCACAGATACACCCATATCAAGCATTCAGTGACAGCAgaagtacacacacacatgataAGGAAATGGGATGGGAAAGACATTCCCGAGTGGAAAGTAGGTCGCAGAACAGAATGGAGGCCAAAACACTTTGTCTAGAAAACTACAGCTATTTGCACTTTACTTTCTCTAGAAGGCAGATCTCTGTTTTGAAGATTTCTGTAGGAAATGCCCAGCCACACCTTGGTGATCTCAAAGAAGACAAGTCAGTTCCCACCTCCACTCGAGATGCAGCAGTTCCACATCCTCATGCCTTGTTCAGGCCAGTGAAAGTAAAGATGGCATATCATCAGGCTTTCAGACTGCTCTTCAACGctcacttttaaattattttagaaataacagGAAGCTTCACATTTGGAAGCCAAACTGAGATACAAGAGATGCCTTGAAACAGAGCTAAAGGATATTTAAAACTGGAGCCCATGCACCTGCCACATGTAAGTTAATATTAttggcagcagcaaagcaagctaGGTGTACTACTGGTAAATGGAGGAGATACTCATACACAGTATTACAGGTTACATTATCAAGAGAGACTACAGCTTGCCTGTGATACTACACAATCCTCACTGATGTCTAGAAACTAAAGTTCGAAGGATACGTACATAGTTCACAGGGAACACTGCCCCAGCTGAAAGGCATTACCCTTCTTCGACACTTCAGTCCTAACAAGCCTGTAACATCAATACCTCAGAGTAAATATAAGAAAAGCTCATCACCACATCCGCGGATATCTTTTGACATTTATTTAGAGGTCAATGCAATGCAGAAGGAGTATCTCAATGTTTCAAGAGCAATCAGTCTTCATGGGGTAACCTTAACTAGCTGTGGATGAACTATTGGCTCCTTTCATCCTATTATGAACCCTGTTCAAGGAAGGAAGAATTGACTTGGTCACACATGTCTctcaaaacatttgtttgtttcGCTGCCTGCTTCCAGGGAAGGACAGGTGTGCTCAGCACACAGGAATTCAATTCCAGCACTATTACTtgcaaaaaaggaagcagagtttTACTAAAATAATGACTACCTTCTTCTCAGGTAAGTATTATCAAGCATCTCCAGCACCACTAAATgccccaaaacccaaagcagaTCAGTTGCATCCCATGCTGATGGGCCCATTCATAACATCAGAACATAccattttttgaagtttttgtcGTGTTCTTCTCTCAGGtactaaagaaagaaatgttattagCCAGGACAGAGTACAACCTAGCGATAAGGGTTATTCGGAGAGGTTGCTACAACAGAAGACTGacttattaaaagaaatgctgcaatGGTTGTGCTCTCTTTACAAGTATAAAAACTACTCTGCTGCCcccaaaaaactttttttttgtattaaatgaTTCTTGAAAGATTACCCAGATGAACTGTTCTTACAATTATGAACCATGCCATCTGTAGACAAACATCATCGGTACTGGTTGGGGTTTTTACAGCAGACAATTGcagtatttcaaagcatttaaatattttacgCCATTGTTTCCATAAATGCAATTTCTCCTTAataaccatagaatcatagaatggtttgggttggaagggaccttaaaggtcatctagttccacccctcctgccatgggcaggggtaATGTCATAATCCTgattttttgaagtaaaatgcaTTATCATTACATTTCCATAACTGTTCTGCTCTAAAGTATTGTCTTTTTGCATTGGGAAttaaattggggaaaaaaacccctccaagtccaataattaagaaaaagcacaaaaagaatgCAAAGTACATCTTTGAATTCTCTAAGAACAGACAAAATATAAACAGTATATTCCCCTGTGTTTTTCAACAAGTCTAGTTACTGGAATACAAAAAAGACTTTTAGAATAGAATCTCAGATTCAGTTTTAATTATATTCCCTCCAAGCCTCAACAGAACATACATGCTATAGGGATATACACATTTTGCTGTGgggatgggaaaaaaagctacagaaaaaattTACTGCAGTATCCATTTGAAATGTTGAGAAATACTTCAGCATATTCCCTGTTTTCACTGTAATACTCCAGCTCCAAATGGAGGAAGCAGAATAGAGAGATCTGGTAAGACCATGCTATACCGTGCTTAGTTTTCAATAAAACCTGTTAAACTCATGAAAACAGCCACTTGCCACCTGGCATTTTTGTCAAATCCTAAGATATAAAGCATACAAACTATGTCAGCGGTGTCTGACCCAGACCATCTTGTTTCAGttgaaaaacatttgaaaaagtgAATGTAAGTGTGCAGCGGCCAAGCAGCCTTACCTTCCTTATCACAGACAACGGCAACACCGCATGCTCAAGAAGAGCAAGGGTGCAGGGCAATACAGAGCAAGCTGCAAATGCAATGTTACTTTCTCACTTAAAGCATTTTATTCCAAGGTGTTGGCATCCATTActgggtttggggggtttttccccccactttgAGCTATACTGAACAACTTGGCTTACCTGGAGGTGCACTGTGCTTGTATTCTAGTTTATGCTGTGGAttcttcctgcaaagaaaacagtaaaagctTGATTTGCCACCTTGTTCCACACCTAACAAGAACCTAACAAGTTCCCAGAACTCCTCTGTATTTTGTGAataattttcacttctttttaaaataaaattctgtgacCAGTGCCTTACTGCAGTGTCTCAGCTTACGTAATGTagggtggaagaaaaaaagggtttcATAAGAGTTCCTTTTGtttcagccttttaaaaaaaaataaaaaagacagctgATCAAAACCAAGAGATGAGATAGTTTCCAAACTTGTAAGATGAGATGCATTTGTTCAGCATAATAAGAACTGATCCAATTATTTACTCtcactaaaaccaaaaccagaacataaCCTCTGGTGCACAAAGTGCAATGCACACACAGTGCATCACAAGTCTGAGATACCCAGCCGTAACTTCCATATTCTGCAACATAAGGCTAAAAATCAAATAGTTTgggaaaattaaagaaattgaaaagaaTTGCCTGTCTCAAAGTATCACAGGGAAAGGCCAAAGAAGGACTGTTAAGAGAGTTTACTCATTTCTGCAATATGCTGCTGCAATCTGGCAAGTTCAATATACAAGTGTGTATGTCTTCTATTAAAAAACAGCATCaatgcaatgaaaattaaaaatttaaagtcAACTTACTCTTTGATCTGCAATAAATGCTCCCCTCATTCAGGCTGCGATCCAGGTCATGAACACACTGATTTATCCCACCCCCTAAAGCAGATATCCAATGCTGTTCTAATGTTTTAACTTGGTCCCACTTACACCGTGCTGATCTGTTGTGTTAGTGTATTAGAGCGGCACGTTAAAATTGTTTCAGCTCAATTTACTTCtgtgcagaaaattaaaaaaaattctaactttggaagaaaactggTTCAGTTGTCCTAATTTCTCCTTCTGAAAAAGAATCAACAATTAAAGCCCACTATTTAAGAATGACATACCATTTGACATTGCTTGAAACACAAGATTAATTTCTataactgcagaatttttttgatattttacaaaatacccTTGCTGTGAAGACTGCCTTGTAAAACTAGTTGCTTATGTTTTCTTATTCTTCAAAAATAGAATACTCTTCAGtaagaaaatcttatttttacatCAAATAACTTGTTACACATTCACATACTTGAAGCTGATTTACAGTTTTATAGCTACTGCTATCCCAaagtgcatttcatgtgcattaGAAGGGATAGTTATCTGAATAAAAACATGCAAGTACAGCTTTCTATTAAATACCGtactgaaacagaacagttgCTTAATCCAGTGTTTTGCAAGTGTTGGTAGCATCAGAGCATTTGATCCCAACTCAAGGCACAGCGTTTAGATAACTCAATTATGTATTCCAGTAGTAGCCAACAgataaagacaacaaaaataacatcaaaatCCTTCAAATGACACCTGTTGCTTTGTGGAAAGAATTATCATTGCTTTGTGGGTGCCTCCTTTCTTCTACCccaaaaagaatgaaacactGTTTAAGAAATGATCAACTAATACAGCACAGGAGTTGACTTATCTGCAAGGAGAGACCGTTTTAGTTTTGGACAGTGTCCATTGTACTCCTGAAAAGTATGTTGGCAATTTCAGGAGCGGTATAAACCTAGATTTCGCATCCTGAGATGAGAAATTCATCTCACAGATGGtttttgagaaaagaaacacttcttCTGCATTAGTTGAACATAAGATGGCTTTTCCTTAAAAGTTACTCCCATTTTGTTACACTTTATAAAGAACACGCTCTTTAGGATCATCATGCTtccagggagagagagagaaaatgtttctgctcaAGCACAATCTTTAACAGCGGCTGTTAGTTTCAATATGCCCCCACAGAAGGGCTGTTGTCTCAAAATATATCCTTTTGTCCATTGCATCAATTACAAAGCAGTCCTTACACTCTGCTAAATACAAGTGTAAAACCTAGATATTGAGAAACAAATGGAACAAAAGGatcttttgaagaaaatcaacagctgctaaaagaaacagcagtcaGCCATAAACCGGATTTTCTTGCTGGTACCTAAATTATGCTTTCTAACAAATCAAATACTGACTAAAATAGAGGTTTTGTACAAAATCTTAACAAAAATTTTGTCAAAATCTGAACTAAAAGTTACATATCAAGAAGAACATGTAACAATAAATTATTGTTTCTATACAAGAACAGTTTACTACAGgttgaaaaatgagaaagtttTGATCTCTAGGCCACTGAACAGGTTCCAAAAGTCAAGGCTTCATGTTCACCAGCTGAAATCACAAATACTTTGCACAGACCTTGGTGGCATAAAGGTAGCAGTCTGGCGCCAGTAAATTTGGAAAGCCACAGTCAAGATTTAACATCACTATCCTACTGTCAATTTGCAACTCCAGGGGAGAACATTCTTAAcctgtaaaacaagaaaagccattttgtaCAGTGCTTCTTACCTATAACAAGCCGTTCCATACGGACATTCAGGCCGGTTATCATTGTTATCCTGAGTTACGATCTCTGTTTCATGATTGTCATCGTCATTAGGGTGACTAAACTGCTGAAAGTGAATGGGATTCTTCCTGCAAAAGACAAATATAGATCAAGAACTGACTATTCCATTTAAACAGGAGAAGTGGAGGTAAGAAAGGTGTTACTGAATCAGTGACATTTTCAGCGGTTacagaaagagaagcttttaACGTTTAACTTGGTGCAGAATGTAAGACCTGCTTTCAGGATAAttgaagaaaagttttgtttcagcaGAGGCCGCAAGAGGTTAAAACATGAATTCTCCTATTTGCCATCATCAGCTTTACGTTTCAGGCCTCCAACACATACACAATCTACTGATGTAGTCCCATAGCATGAATCTCGCTCCGTGGCTTGCTCTGTCATGACTCCCTCTGGAGTTACCAAGTGCTACACAAACCTCTCGCAAAGTCTGAGCTCAAGCTGCGAGGGCCAACCCATGGCAGCCGAGCAACTGCAGTCCTGAAGCCTTCCCACGCTCTCGGGTGATCACCTGTGAGCTTCAGGCAGCATGTCTCAATCATTACTTCTGTTCCGTATGCAAGTTACTACTCACTT
The Falco peregrinus isolate bFalPer1 chromosome 6, bFalPer1.pri, whole genome shotgun sequence genome window above contains:
- the LOC129784703 gene encoding LOW QUALITY PROTEIN: aprataxin and PNK-like factor (The sequence of the model RefSeq protein was modified relative to this genomic sequence to represent the inferred CDS: inserted 3 bases in 2 codons; substituted 2 bases at 2 genomic stop codons) yields the protein MEPCSTECSGFPLENTMRNMAGNGKTGTKTPGSSVGRKARQQHSKLSKRVGQISSKGNRIEETVNKEQMTGSASQQAXLGRTSXSFGAQERTLEPDANLDYXRQISDSTRSADTSESSKQNKRKRTPCVYGTGCYRKNPIHFQQFSHPNDDDNHETEIVTQDNNDNRPECPYGTACYRKNPQHKLEYKHSAPPVPERRTRQKLQKMGKASLQXWSERDDEPHEYDLNGGFRDDEEEVCKPTDEDSDWEPSSEDKDNKDVEMLLQEVSRFVRTKK